The sequence CGACCAATATCAGTCCATCTAAGAGCTTACTCCACTAGAAAAGATATGATCTTAATTTATAACTTTTTTAAAAGAAGTTCTGAATACAGACATTTCACTCtgatatcatcatttttttttttcgatcTTATTCCATCATTAAATATTTATGTCGGTAAATATTGTCAACAAATATAATGAGGTGGtacagaaaaaaaatcaaatcttacATGTGAACAGCGGAAGAAACCTCTTCCGGGTCATAAACTGCGGCTTCTGCCATCTTAGTTGCAGTCCTAGCACAAGATTAAGCATGCGAGGGGTGAGCAAGTCACATGTTAACACAGAAAGAAATCGACACTTGGAGGTGGTCGGTCAATCACAGAATCGCAAGTCCAAAAAATGTGGGGGAAAAAACCTAATTGAACGCCGAGGAAGAGGCGACCAAGCGGGAAGAGGGATGGGAATCGAGAAGAGAAGGAATCGTGATGTGATTTAGAGAAAGCGATGATGGTGACGACGAAGAACCAATAAAGAGCGATTGAAACGAATTAAACGGTGATCGAGGGGGCAGGCTCTGATTTCTTGTGGATCAATTGGAATGGCCCAGATCGTTCAAGAAACGAGTCCCAGGGGAAACTGAACTGGGAGTTCCGCGCTCACCTCGCCTCCATGGAAGAAGCGGCGCTCGTGGCGGCGGCCTCTCTCGAGATCCTCCGGGAAGCTCTGCCATTCCTGCAACGAGCCCGAGAAAGACACAACTCGTGAGGACAGTCTTAATCCGATCTTTGGGGCTCTGCTCCAAACAGGAGCGCCATGTTCAAGCCCAAACATTCCCGTTTCGGGGGAAGAAGCTCGGAGACGATGGAAATGCACCTCGAATCAGACGATCTCTCGCTTCCGGTCCATCCCAAACCTCCTGCTAAGGCCACCATCAACCCAACAAGCAGCAGCAATAGTAGTGTGGGATTCGATCTCGAACACACCGCCATTGCCGCCCTCTCTTTCTCTATACTAGGAGAAGCTCTTAGAGGGGCAGTTGCTGAGAACATCGCAGCGGGATCGCCATTTTTATAGGGGGCGACGTCGgatatctcctctctctctctctctctctttgcttctCCGTACGGAGCTAACGGCGCCGTTAATTAAGACGGCATATCGCGCCAGCCGACACCGTGAGAAGACGCCGTGTCGCTGTCTCCTCAACCAACTTTAACGGCAGCTTTAACCCACGCGTCGCTCCCATCCACTTCGGACGTCGCACCAGCAGAAGCCCCCCGCGTGTCGATAATTGGTGTAATTATTTGATGTGGATCGTGGCATGTGATGGATGTGcattttgaactttttttcttcttcttcttcttcttcttcttctaattttGGCATTTGAATTCTTTATCATGTTCAATATACTTAATACATAAAAAGTATGGACGATTTTCTAAAAAATAGTTTTTTAGGTTTTTTtcggatgatatatttttttattattttcaaatagtAATTTTGTATTTCTAAtgtttcaaaaatatcttttaaaaaGCTCTTATTTTTTTCTGACAATATCTAAAAATTTTTTCACCAACTATTTATGATATATTTGTGGGTTGATTTTTATCCACAAAACATTATgtagtattttttaaataatatataatttttataaaaaaaaaatatatagttgaTAGGAAATATATTGACAGTCAACTATCATCTAATAcataatcatcacatgaaaactaTTGTAGAAGCAAAAGATCCAGGTCACTCTCTATCCATCTGTCTACATATAAGATAAACCGTTTGAGACTATCTCTCCCTATCAAACAAAATATTAAGAGAAGAATATTGGAGTAGTTATAGATTATCTCATTTTAAGGCTAGATATAAAAGTTAATCCCTAATGTTATTAAAgactaaataaaataaaacaagattaaagactaaataagaaaaaaataaaaatattatttttaaaatatattataaacatTTCTAAAATTTATCAAAACCCCATAACTCTCTCATAAATTActttacaaaattttgaaaataacaaGGTTTTAAGACATATGATGATTTAAACTAATTAAGACTCACTTACAATATTCTtatacaaaatgataatatttttatttcttgtttatttattatcatcacacacacacacacacacttctctctctctctctctctctctctctctctctctatatatatatatatatatatatatatatatatataatgtttttcctaagaaatcatcatattatgtttttcgtgacataataatatatttaaatcgaTGTAGagaagaagtaggagtcttggtaAATTTGTAATTGGGGATAGAtgctaatagaaaaaaaaaaacaaaaatctgaATTGAATCAAACGTAAATATGGTGATAAgatcaaatgaattcaaattcaagaataataatattaataataatttatttggtttctttctttctttcttatagtATCAAGATGgacatgtatgtatgtacgtatgTATGGAGGAGAGGAGCCCCATCTATCCATCTCTTTCCATCGCTGACATGCCATGTGGCGAATCTGTCCATCTCCCACGAGTTGGTGTTGGGTGTCGTCGGAGCAGACACACATGGCAAACAAAAAGTTAAGTTGTGCAGATGAAGTGagccaccacacacacacactccgtctctctctctcatagtTGTAACACTCTTCCATGTACGACATAACAAGACTTCCAACTcttcttatatatataataaataatatatcgaACCCCATTTCTAATAGCTCAAAAATTTTCTGGTGACTTAAAAAGTTTGAATTATGATTTTTAATGTTTAactaaaaatatttatgcagTACCTAATCTTCGTCATTAGTGCTTGCCGGGGTTTTCGTTCGCACGTCAAACTTAATTGGGTGGTTGGTGAAAGGGGGGATGTATGTGTGTTTTCGTACCATTTCGATTGTACTTATCCAATCGAATATTAATTTGTTGATAATATAAATAAGGAGGTGATGTTGGGATCCAATCTCATCTTAACCGTTTGTTTTTTGTAATttgatttgattattattttcattacaagatagatagatagatagatttgTGAGACTTAAAGCGTACAATGGTATGCACACGAGTCGCAATCCAGCGACTACTGTTCTCTCACTTATTCTGATGGGGGCTTCCACATGCAACCGTGAGATCCAAAACACAGGCCATGTGCTCTCTCATGTGGGAAGCGTGGGCTCTGTTTCTTTTGCCAAGACTTCTCCATGGTTCACAACCGTAGACTCATTTGAACCATGCTGGATGTGTGCAGGTGCTCAGTATTGAGGCAGCGGCAGATGTCTCTGTCCCCCTAATAATCAATagctaaataaataatatatatttatataatgatGTCATGTATCCACAAGCACAATGTAAACCTGGTGGTGGAGTTTTCATCGTGCTGCATCAAAACTCAAATGTGACAGCAAAGAAGAGCAAATGAGCATTAGTGACACAGTTGCAATGCAGAGCCCACCAGCTGTCAAATGTACAATCAATTGAATAAAGCCATCACTAATTTGCATAAATTGCTGAAATCGAGTCAGTTTTCGATTAACTAGCAACTTCAACAAAGAATCACATGCACGAATCCAACAATATCTTCATTACAGGATTCCGACAAGCAGGCTCATGCCGCAAGTCTTAACACCAATAATTCACTGAAAATAGCTTGTGCTCTTCAATGTTTTAGATGTGTGAACAAGCAGTTGTTTTAGGTTTCGGCACAACCACCATTGGAAGAGTCGGCAGTCTGCCGAATGAGCCCTAAAAGGCTGCTGGCTTTCCTCTTAGCCCTTTCGGTGCCAGTTTCCATGAGATCTTTCAACGCCTCTTCTGCACCGGACTCCACTGCAGCCCTGAGCTGTTGTTCGTCACCACCGCACAGCGAAAACAGCAAAGCAGCAGCATTCTCACGAACCCTTGCGGATCCTGTCTTCATCAACTTCACCATGAGTGGCATAGGGTTTGAATGTGTGATTGCCGTCTTGCCTTCTTGACTACTTGCAAGAATCGCCAATATAGCTAGCGCTTCGTCAACCATACCCCCACTAGGATCAACCAACATCCGTATTAAGTAGACCACAATACCAGCTTTAACAGCAATTACCTTGTTACCCTTGAAAATGCAGAGGTTGAAGATTGCAGTAGCTGCATCCTTCTTACCTCTTGGACTGCCATGGCACAGCAGATTAATAAGTGCAGGTATAGCCCCAGCTTCTCCTATGAGGACTTTGTTTTGATCCACAACTGACAGACTAAACAGAGCAGCAGCAGCATTCTCCCTTGCCTCCATACTCTCACTTTCCAGCGCCTCTACTATCTTTGGGATTGCCTTCGCTTTTACGATTAGACCCTTGTTATCCTCATTGATCGAAAGGTTCAGGAGTGCTGTAACCGCATGCTCCTGTGTCCTCGGATCAGGAGATGAAAGGAGTTGTACAAGTATCGGGATGGCACCTGCTTCGGCAATACATATTCTATTGTCAGCATTTCTTTTTGCGAGTAGTCGGAGTTCGCCAGCAGCTGCTCTTTGCTCTTCCTGGTTCCCATTTGCCAGTCTTTGCAGAAGTACATTGATCCCCGCACGGTTACAGTCAGAACTATTCCCTGGCTTCGACTCTTGGCAACTACCTTGCTTTTTGGGCAGTTCAATGCCATTGGCATCACACCATTGTGCAATTAAGCTCTTCAAAACGAAATTGGGAGTAAGAGTGGCATGGGACAGAGTTTGTTGTGTTTTAGGGCAGGTCTTGTGTCCACTGTCTAGCCACTTCTGGATGTAAGATCTTTCATATGTCTGCAGAAACAATTTAATTACTAGaatattgaaaaaataaaataagttctAGGTTTATGTTCATTACTTGTCCTGTGGAGACGATGACGGGATCCTTCATCAGCTCGAGAGAAATCGGGCATCGAAAATCATCTGGGATCACTGGAGATCTATGCTTAGCAAAACTAGTTTTCTTTTCGATGCTGGCTGAAGTTGAATTTTCTGAGATTACAAAATCTTTAAGCTTCTTCAGCAGTGATGACATTTCCTCCACAGAGACATCAGGGTCTTCGGCACCGGAAATTACCATTTCATGCAGTGCAACAGACTCCCTCATGATATCATTCTTATTTTTGAGTTGAAGTTTTTCTAATATTCTTTTGAGGATAGTAGGATCACAGTGATTTTCACTTATTGCCCAATTTAGATCTCTGTTTAGTTGTAAATCGAGTGATTCTGTACTTTCTTTTGCTCTACAAAGCTGGGAATGCACAAGTTCAATCTGGAAACTTTAAGTAATTAGCATATATCCCACATTAGtgattaaactaaaaaaaaaaaaaagctaaagaAACAAGGAAAAGGATACACTTCCAATGCTCAGTGCCTAAGCTTTTCTAACCAATTGGACCGAAACATGTCTTTTTACATAAAATTGATAAAATCAAAGAAAGCAAACAATAGAAACTAGTTGGTCTGCACAGGCAACATCGACAGGTAGTGTGCATTAGCATATTTAGTATGTTGTATCCTAAACATAATTACCTAGAATGTGATAAGCAACTCAGGTTTGTAATTATTTTAGGTCCTAACATATTGAGTTACTTATGTCACTAAATATTCTAAGATAATTTGGACTTCCATGCCATTCATAATGCATCAAATTAAATCAAAAGTAATGGAGGTAAAAGCAATATAACAAAATCATTGTTACATACATAATTCTTTTCGCTAATTTAGTACCTTTGTTGTCTTGAACCCTCATTAAGAGAAGCATCATGCAGCGGACTGCCCTTTGTTAGTAATATTGAACTTGCCTTCACCAGATTGAAGAGTAAGGACGTTGACTATGGATTTCTTTTATTAATGATTATAAACCGATCAAAATTCGACAAGATCAAACTCCCATTTTCAATGATTAGGATTGCATATCCCTTACCACAGTGACCGGAAATGCaaaagaaaaaagtaaaaaagaaaaggcTTAGATTGAGATGACCAAAACTGCACCAAGGTTTCTAGAAGCAGAGTGATTGCaataactatgataccagaattAATGAATGCCTATGATCACAGCTATGTTGAGTTCAGGATAGTGCTTATTAGATGTCATAAAAGACAAATATGTCAATTTATTAGCAGCTACAATGATTTTTAAGGCAACTCATTGACTTTAACCACTTGACAAGTGTTAACTACAACAAGATATATGGAATCAAAAAATACACATTGCAATAGAAATTCAAaagaaaatttctcaaatttaaagTTAACAGAAGaggtatgtggttgagaagtcagTAGAAACTGGAAAAAAAAAGGTTTCGTATCGTAAACTTTGATAGCAATTGTGGGGTGGTAGTAGGCCCAAATGAGACAAAGAAGATATGGAAAAGAGAGTACCAAAGATAGAAAAGACGCCAAAATAGAAACTTCATTAATAAGAGGACCACACAAAAAGACAACTCAACTACCTATCAACAGGATAGTGTTGCCTATCTATTACTCATGGTTTCTACTAAGCACTATAACAAGGATTAATGTCTCGATCATACCAGAAGATACAGACAAACATTTACTGGTTTGATGGTTGATTGCTAAAAAGATGAAGCAACATCACATGGTCAGGTCCAAAACAGAGCTTTACCACCCAGTAACTCTTTTTAATAAGGATATGATGGCTATTGACAGCTGTCTTAGCTTCTCTCTCTTCCACTCTCTCCTCCACTACCTCCTCTGCCACCTCCTTGTCATCCATTGTTGTGTCCTCCCCCTCTTCTTCACCTCATTTTCTGCCAACGCCTCCTTGTCCTCCTGTGCATTCTCCTACTATCAGTATATCTCCCCACCTTTGCCTCCTCATACCAGGAgtagacctcctcctcctcctccctcttctttgtCTCTCTTTCAAATTTCAATTCTTGTCAACCCACTAAACTTGTATTAGTTGGCTCGAGGAAGTGCCGAGGTATGACATCGGTGCCTGACTGGTCCACCCAAGGACTAGCATTGGTATTGGACAAAGATTTTAAACATTACACTACAGAGTTTCTATCTCACTGTCTCTTTATTGCCTCACAACTTGGTGTGATGCATGCACTCTACTGGATGCTCTCTCTCAATTTCTCATACAATGCCTTCCAAATGAATTGAAGGTTAACACTTACTTCAATTAGTTGATATAATAACAAACCATACTTATCAAGGTTTCACCAAAGGAACAATTTTCTTCTCATCTCAACACGAGATTGACAATGTCTACCAATAGGAATGACAATATACTAATCTTGAATCTAATCAAGTCCAAACTTCAACATCATGTATCGCTGGACAATACTCATTCTACTCTTAATGAGACTCAACTCCACTGGAATACTAATAAAGTTGATCTCCAACATCTTCCCCTAAaataaatctgaaaaatattaggTGGAACTTTGAAAAAAAAGAATTGATGCTTTGTCCTTCGATGTAGTTACAATTGTACAGATCTTTGTGTGCCCCAAAGATTATGTCACACCACCCACAATAGCTACATATTCAAATGATGTCATATGTTCTGACAAGCTGCAAAACTTTGATTTACCCTGTACCTCAAGTGTCAAAAGTCAATATCTGTTTAGAAAATCAATTTGATGATAACAATTAATATTCTACACTCGACGAAAGGTTATATAAAAGAGATTTAATTTGCACAAGCATGTAGGACAAAATTTCTCAGTAGTCTGAACGAGAATCCCAAATTTGAGTGAAGCTTGCTAACATGCTTATGGTAACAAATTTTTCCAGCCAGCATCCTTCATCTAATGAGACCTCAACTGCATGATCAACAAGTCTACTAACTACTTCAAATAAAGACAATGAATCCTATCATAGTAAATTGGTTATATGCACCTTTATAAGCACATCAGCTTAGTTTATAAGCTCAGCTTTATAACAACTACATCCTAATTGGTGACCACGTAATGTAAGACGACTCACATAAAACCTCAATGGATCAGGCGTTCTTGATGTTACCTGTTCTTTAACTTCTACAGATACATTAAGCTTGTCCAAGCATATCTCACCAAGTGCCTTCTCAATAGATTCGGTCACCTTGCGGAAG comes from Musa acuminata AAA Group cultivar baxijiao chromosome BXJ3-3, Cavendish_Baxijiao_AAA, whole genome shotgun sequence and encodes:
- the LOC135634378 gene encoding U-box domain-containing protein 12-like — protein: MAPTAEEEEAAGIGCGRGAAAVEALLGLVADVSALPDNRGPFRRMCCDLARRVKLLAPLFDELGDDADSLGPAEIRGLETLCAALLEAKDVLRFVNEGSKLYQVLRPQKFEQVFRKVTESIEKALGEICLDKLNVSVEVKEQIELVHSQLCRAKESTESLDLQLNRDLNWAISENHCDPTILKRILEKLQLKNKNDIMRESVALHEMVISGAEDPDVSVEEMSSLLKKLKDFVISENSTSASIEKKTSFAKHRSPVIPDDFRCPISLELMKDPVIVSTGQTYERSYIQKWLDSGHKTCPKTQQTLSHATLTPNFVLKSLIAQWCDANGIELPKKQGSCQESKPGNSSDCNRAGINVLLQRLANGNQEEQRAAAGELRLLAKRNADNRICIAEAGAIPILVQLLSSPDPRTQEHAVTALLNLSINEDNKGLIVKAKAIPKIVEALESESMEARENAAAALFSLSVVDQNKVLIGEAGAIPALINLLCHGSPRGKKDAATAIFNLCIFKGNKVIAVKAGIVVYLIRMLVDPSGGMVDEALAILAILASSQEGKTAITHSNPMPLMVKLMKTGSARVRENAAALLFSLCGGDEQQLRAAVESGAEEALKDLMETGTERAKRKASSLLGLIRQTADSSNGGCAET